The following proteins come from a genomic window of Dromaius novaehollandiae isolate bDroNov1 chromosome 19, bDroNov1.hap1, whole genome shotgun sequence:
- the INTS2 gene encoding integrator complex subunit 2 — protein sequence MAECSALQFVSPYAFEAMQKVDVVRLAALSDPELRLLLPCLVRMALCAPADQSQRWAQDKKLILRLLSGVEAVNSIVALLSVDFHALEQDASKEQQLRHKLGGGSGESILVSQLQHGLTLEFEHSDSPRRLRLVLSELLAIMNKVSESNGDFFLKSSELFESPVYLEEAADVLCILQAELPSLLPIVDVAEALLHVKNGAWFLCLLVANVPDSFNEVCRGLIKNGERQDEESVGGRRRTEALRHLCKMNPSQALRVRGMVVEECHLPGLGVALTLDHTKNESSEDGVSDLVCFVSGLLLGTNAKVRTWFGTFIRNGQQRKRDNISSVLWQMRRQLLLELMGILPTVRSTHIVEEADVDMEPNVSVYSGLKEEHVVKASALLRLYCALMGIAGLKPTDEEAEQLLQLMTSRPPATPAGVRFVSLSFCMLLAFSTLVSTPEQEQLMVMWLSWMIKEEAYFESISGVSASFGEMLLLVAMYFHSNQLSAIIDLVCSTLGMKIVIKPSSLSRMKTIFTQEIFTEQVVTAHAVRVPVTGNLSANITGFLPIHCIYQLLRSRSFTKHKVSIKDWIYRQLCETTTPLHPQLLPLIDVYINSILTPASKSNPEATNQPVTEQEILNVFQGLTGGENARLAQRYSITTQLLVLYYVLSYEEALLANTKTLAAMQKKPKSYSSALMDQIPIKYLIRQAQGLQQELGGLHSALLRLLATNYPHLCIVEDWICEEQITGTDALLRRMLLTNIAKNHSPKQLQEAFSMLPGNHTQLMQILEHLTLLSAGELIPYAEVLTSNMNRLLNAGVPRRILQTVNKLWMVLNTVMPRRLWVMTVNALQPSVKIVRQQKYTQNDLMIDPLIVLRCDQRVHRSPPLMDITLHMLNGYLLASKAYLNSHLKETAEQDIRPSQNNAMGPETPEVTREELKNALLAAQDSAAVQILLEICLPTEEERAQSSNTHSLLKSVYSTTGCKSPELEEEEEDSLLCNLREVQCLICCLLHQMYIADPNIVKLVHFQGYPCELLALTVAGIPSMHICLDFIPELIAQPELEKQIFAIQLLSFLCIQYALPKSLSVARLAINVMGTLLTVLTQSKRYAFFMPTLPCLVSFCQAFPPLYEDIMSLLIQVGQVCASDVATQTRDFDPIITRLQQLKEKPNEVSALCKDSSYKSCSRDIASMDPDVQLCQCVESTIIEIINMSVSGV from the exons aTGGCGGAGTGCTCGGCGCTGCAGTTCGTGAGCCCCTACGCCTTCGAGGCCATGCAGAAGGTGGACGTGGTGCGGCTGGCGGCGCTGAGCGACCCcgagctgcggctgctgctgccgtgCCTGGTGCGCATGGCGCTGTGCGCCCCCGCCGACCAGAGCCAGCGCTGGGCGCAGGACAAGAAGCTCATCCTGCGGCTGCTCTCGGGCGTGGAGGCCGTCAACTCCATCGTGGCCTTGCTCTCGGTGGACTTCCACGCCCTGGAGCAGGACGCcagcaaggagcagcagctgcg GCacaagctgggaggaggcagcGGCGAGAGCATCCTGGTGTCGCAGCTCCAGCACGGCCTGACGCTGGAGTTTGAGCACAGCGATTCGCCTCGGCGCCTTCGCCTTGTGCTCAGTGAGTTACTAGCGATCATGAATAAG GTGTCGGAATCAAATGGtgattttttcctcaaatcatCTGAGCTCTTCGAGAGTCCTGTCTATCTGGAGGAAGCAGCAGATGTTCTCTGCATTTTGCAAGCAG AGCTGCCATCGCTGTTGCCCATAGTCGATGTAGCTGAAGCTCTGTTGCACGTTAAAAATGGAGCCTGGTTCCTGTGCCTCCTAGTGGCCAATGTTCCTGATAGCTTTAACGAGG TCTGTAGAGGTTTGATTAAGAATGGCGAACGGCAGGATGAGGAAAGTGTTGGAGGCCGTCGTAGGACAGAAGCACTTCGTCACCTGTGTAAAATGAACCCTTCCCAGGCTCTGAGGGTCCGAGGCATGGTG GTGGAAGAGTGTCATCTACCAGGCCTTGGTGTTGCTTTGACCCTGGATCACACCAAAAATGaatcttcagaagatggagtgaGTGACCTGGTGTGTTTTGTGAGTGGTTTGCTACTTGGAACAAATGCCAAGGTTCGGACTTGGTTTGGAACTTTTATCCGAAATGGCCAACAG agaaaaagagataatATCAGTTCTGTGCTGTGGCAaatgagaaggcagctgctcctgGAGCTCATGGGAATCCTTCCCACGGTTCGCAGCACACACATTGTTGAAGAAGCAGATGTTGATATGGAGCCAAATGTGTCTGTGTACTCAGGACTGAAGGAAGAACATGTTGTGAAAGCCAGCGCATTGTTACGTCTCTATTGCGCTTTGATGGGAATTGCTGGGCTGAa acCGACTGATGAAGAAGCTGAGCAGCTACTTCAGCTAATGACCAGCCGTCCTCCTGCAACTCCAGCTGGTGTTCGCTTTGTATCGCTCTCCTTTTGTATGCTTCTGGCCTTCTCCACTCTTGTCAG TACCCCGGAACAGGAACAACTCATGGTAATGTGGCTTAGTTGGATGATAAAGGAAGAAGCTTACTTTGAAAG CATTTCTGGTGTGTCTGCTTCTTTTGGAGAGATGCTTCTCTTGGTAGCGATGTATTTCCACAGTAATCAGCTCAGTGCTATCATTGATTTGGTCTGCTCCACTTTGGGAATGAAG ATTGTTATTAAGCCCAGCTCACTGAGCAGAATGAAGACTATCTTCACACAGGAGATTTTCACTGAACAG GTTGTCACAGCCCACGCAGTTCGTGTGCCTGTTACAGGCAATCTCAGTGCTAACATTACTGGGTTTTTACCTATTCACTGCATTTACCAGCTTTTAAGAAGTCGGTCATTCACCAAGCACAAAGTATCCATTAAG GACTGGATCTATAGGCAGCTCTGTGAAACCACCACTCCACTTCATCCTCAGTTGCTTCCTCTTATTGATGTCTACATTAACTCTATTCTTACTCCGGCATCTAAATCCAACCCAGAGGCCACAAACCAGCCTGTCACAGAACAGGAGATCTTGAATGTTTTTCAAGGACTCACTGGG GGAGAAAATGCTCGACTTGCTCAACGTTACAGCATCACAACACAATTGCTTGTCCTCTATTATGTCCTGTCGTACGAAGAAGCGCTTCTGGCAAACACTAAGACACTAG CTGccatgcaaaaaaaacccaagtcttACTCTTCAGCATTAATGGATCAAATTCCAATCAAGTACCTCATCCGCCAGGCACAAGGACTGCAGCAGGAACTTGGAG GCTTGCATTCTGCACTGTTACGCCTTCTTGCTACTAACTATCCCCACCTCTGTATTGTGGAAGACTGGATCTGTGAGGAGCAGATCACAGGCACTGATGCCTTACTGAGGAGGATGCTTCTTACAAACATTGCCAAAAATCATTCTCCCAAACAGCTCCAGGAAG cattttcCATGCTCCCAGGAAATCATACCCAGCTGATGCAGATTCTGGAACATTTAACACTTCTCTCTGCTGGTGAATTGATCCCATATGCAGAAGTACTGACTTCAAACATGAATCGGTTGCTGAATGCTGGAGTCCCACGGAGGATTCTTCAGACTGTCAATAAACTTTGGATGGTTCTTAACACTGTGATGCCAAGAAG ATTGTGGGTCATGACTGTTAATGCTCTGCAGCCTTCGGTAAAAATAGTCCGACAGCAGAAATACACTCAGAATGATCTGATGATTGATCCTTTGATTGTATTAAGATGTGATCAGCGAGTTCACAG GAGTCCCCCTCTGATGGATATAACTTTGCACATGCTGAATGGATATCTTCTTGCTTCAAAAGCCTACCTCAATTCTCACCTGAAGGAAACAGCGGAGCAGGACATTAGGCCATCCCAAAACAACGCAATGGGTCCAGAGACCCCAGAAGTTACCAGGGAAGAATTAAAAAACGCATTGCTTGCTGCTCAG GATAGTGCTGCTGTGCAGATTCTTTTAGAAATCTGCTTACctacagaagaagagagagctcAGAGCAGTAATACCCACAGCTTGCTGAAAAGTGTTTATAGTACCACTGGCTGTAAGAGCCCAGAactagaagaagaagaagaagatagCTTGCTGTGTAATCTTCGAGAGGTCCAGTGTCTCATCTGCTGTCTGCTGCATCAGATGTATATAGCTGATCCCAACATAGTCAAACTGGTTCATTTCCAG GGTTATCCATGTGAACTTCTGGCATTGACAGTGGCAGGGATTCCATCCATGCACATCTGTCTGGATTTCATACCTGAGCTCATTGCCCAGCCTGAACTTGAAAAACAG ATATTTGCAATCCAGTTACTCTCATTTTTGTGCATCCAGTACGCGCTACCTAAATCTCTCAGCGTGGCTCGTTTAGCTATCAATGTCATGGGAACCCTACTCACAG TTCTAACCCAGTCAAAGCGCTATGCCTTTTTTATGCCAACCCTGCCTTGTTTGGTTTCATTCTGTCAAGCCTTTCCGCCTTTGTATGAGGATATTATGTCTTTGCTGATACAAGTAGGGCAAGTCTGTGCCTCAGATGTCGCCACACAGACAAGAGACTTTGACCCAATTATTACGC GTCTCCAGCAGCTAAAGGAGAAGCCAAATGAAGTGTCAGCACTTTGTAAAGATTCATCATATAAAAGTTGTTCAAGGGACATTGCAAGCATGGACCCTGATGTTCAGTTATGCCAGTGTGTTGAAAGTACTATCATTGAAATAATTAACATGAGTGTAAGTGGAGtttag